The genomic window ATTGGTTGCTGAACTATTTTGTCCGTGAAAGTGGTTTTTACATCTTATTAGTTGTTTGGCAACTGCTGCGCTGGCCCTTGGCTTTAGCGATTGTTTCGGCGGCTTTTGCTTTTGTCTACCGTTATGGGCCAAGTGTTTGGGATGCTGGTACACCAATTATGCCCGGAGCTTTCTTAGCGGCGGTTTCTTGGGCGTTGGTATCTGGTTTATTTCGGCTGTATGCGTCCAATTTTGGCAACTACAATCAAGTGTATGGCGCAGTGGGAGCGGTAATTGTTTTGATGCTGTGGCTGTATATGAGTGCTGTAGTGCTTTTAGTGGGCGATCAATTAAATGTTACCGTGGGCGAAGCCATGCGATCGCCAAAAATTTCCGCTTCCTAAATCTAGCTGTAGCTAGAGCGCGATCGCCACTCAATTATATTTGCATAGATAAAGCGCGATAAATTAGGTCTATGTCTCAACCTGTTCAATTTGCCTCTATGGTTGCTCCCTCGAAACTTGCTACTCTCAACCGTTTGCGTAAGTTTAGCCGCTTGCTAGATAGTGCTATTGGCATTCCGGGGACAAAGTTTCGGTTTGGCTTAGATCCCATATTAGGACTAATCCCCGGTGCGGGAGACTTTTTAGGTACAGTCCTTTCAGCTTACTTAGTAATAGAAGCGGCGCGGCTAGGTTTACCCAAAGAAACGTTACTTAAAATGGTGTCTAACATCGTTTTAGAAAGTGCTGTAGGTACGCTTCCAGTAGTTGGGGATTTGTTCGATGTGGCTTGGAAAGCTAACACCAAAAACTTTGAATTAGTCGAAGCTCATCTCAATATTCCTCAAGCAGTTGAAAAGAAAAATCCCTGGTTTATTTTTCTCCTGATAGCTGGATTATTTATATTCAGCGTCGGTATCTTAGCGATTAGCTTTTTTACGCTCAAATTGTTGATTAGTGTCATAACTGGCTAAAAATATAAAATTGAAGTAAGCCCTTAAACCTTGCTTGCTTATATATGGAAACCAAAACCCAGTTACCAATTCCCCCACACTTCGATGCTCAAAAAGTAGGAGAAGTTTGGCGCGTACCTTACCTTGAAAGAGCAGAACAAGCTAGAGACTGGGCAAAAAAGTATAATATTAAGCCAGCTTTTGAGGACAAAGAGCGAACTTGTTTGCTATTAATCGATGTGCAAAATACTTTTTGCATTCCTGGCTTTGAACTGTTTGTAGGCGGACAATCGGGAAATGGTGCTGTAGAGGATAATAAAAGGCTGTGTGAGTTTATTTATCGCAATTTAGGGTCAATAAGCGCGATCGCACCTACCCTTGATACTCACACAGCAATGCAAATTTTTCACCCGATATTTTGGATAAATGCCGCCGGAAATCACCCCACCCCTGCCGCTACCAATATCACGCCAGAAGATATCGAACAAGGAAAGTGGAAAGTCAACCCCGCCGTTGCCTATAGTTTAAAATCCGATTACGAAACGCTGCAAAACCACGCCCTGCATTACGTCAAGCAATTAAGTC from Synechocystis sp. PCC 7509 includes these protein-coding regions:
- a CDS encoding cysteine hydrolase family protein, yielding METKTQLPIPPHFDAQKVGEVWRVPYLERAEQARDWAKKYNIKPAFEDKERTCLLLIDVQNTFCIPGFELFVGGQSGNGAVEDNKRLCEFIYRNLGSISAIAPTLDTHTAMQIFHPIFWINAAGNHPTPAATNITPEDIEQGKWKVNPAVAYSLKSDYETLQNHALHYVKQLSQNGKYPLTVWFYHSMLGGIGHALVSAVEEAVFFHCIARDSQTQFEIKGNNPLTENYSVLRPEVLEGVGGKQLAPKNTRLIEQLLAFDKVIIAGQAKSHCVAWTIDDLLTEINQIDPLLAQKIYILEDCTSPVVVPGVVDYTEQAESAFEKFAKAGMHLVKSTQF
- a CDS encoding DUF4112 domain-containing protein; its protein translation is MSQPVQFASMVAPSKLATLNRLRKFSRLLDSAIGIPGTKFRFGLDPILGLIPGAGDFLGTVLSAYLVIEAARLGLPKETLLKMVSNIVLESAVGTLPVVGDLFDVAWKANTKNFELVEAHLNIPQAVEKKNPWFIFLLIAGLFIFSVGILAISFFTLKLLISVITG